CGGGCCTACGGATCCACGCACCCAACCTAGACTGGCAGAGACACACGTtgttcacatttcatttcccGAAATTAGAGCACCAAGACCAAGGAGGagaggaagacgaagacgaagaagccCTTGAAGGTTGTTGGAAGCATTACCGACCATTTCCTTGCAGTCATTTGAATAAGGTAGCTCGCTTTGGGGAGTTACGAGAACGCGACAAAGAAACGGTGAAGGAACATATAAAAGTGCTCCATTATCGGACCGTGTCTCCCGAACGAACTCTTCGATCCCTGTTCTTCGAATTGGGGTGTTGGTCAACGGAAAGTACGTTCAAGagctgattgattgattgaggcCCCAGAGCGAATCCCAATCCACCCGTGAAGATGGCTCAAAATCCGTCGACCAAATTCACCGACAATTACGAACTCAAAGAAGAGCTTGGAAAGTAAGCCTTTGTTCGTcgtttcaaatattcgtagatTATGCATGTAGACTACCTTGGCAGAGCACATGTTCTCTTACACAAACACGATTATGCGGGGCATTTTTGTATGATTGGAGAGAGGTCATGGATCCAAGGCTTACAACAACACATGTTAGCTTTGGCAACTCAAATCAGAGGGTGAAAACGACCAAGATCAATTTCGTGTCCCCCGTTGGAGTCAAAAAATGGCGCTTATGGCAAGCAAACTGTGACTCTTAGAAGAGTGTTCCTCTATTGATTTACATGGATGGAAAAGATGTTTTGGTTGCGAGGAAGGAATCAATAACAAATTGgggaaagaggagaaaaaaataacatcacAGAGTAGATGCTCACAAGAGAGACGTGGCAACAACGTTTTTGAACGAttcatcaaaacaatttgaatagAAATGCAATGCCAACTAATCATCGTAGTAGAAAAGACCAAGGAATGAATCTGTCGATTCAGCCAAACAACCGCCCATTGACGTCCATGTGGTCTGATGCAGAACATAAAGCGGTTGTACACACAACATGTCTTCTCTTAATGTTGAGCTGTCACTAATCAAAGGCATTTATTTGCATGGGTTGTGCATTTTGTtagtcaaacaaaaatgtccaaaaatgcaCTTAACTCTCTAAAGTCGACTTGCATTTGTCCCCTTGGCTCTCTGGGTCATCTTGGGATAAATGTTCTGTGGCAGAAGCTTCAAGCATTCACATTATCCTCAATTGAAGTGAATCAAACAGCAAGATCTCTCAGAGCTGCACTCCTTCGAGAGATGTTCCAAAGACGTTCCTGTCCAAATATTGGTCTTGCCCTTGGAGGGAGCAAGCAAACAGTTCTGTAGATCCAATGATGAATTAGGATCCCTAGAGAGGGTCACCAAATTAATTACCAACGGGACCAGGGGTCATCATCAGGTCTGTAATTCTTTACAACCGACCTTCTTGGGTTACTTGGATTGTACTGGAGGAGTAGCAATAGCTGATTGTTCCAGTCCGTGTACCGTCAGAATGCTTTTGGAAACATCTTGGGCGCGTCTGAGAGATTTGTTAATGAAGCCAACACTGGGAACACTGGGAATCTGGGGGGAGGGCAATCATAAGATTGATCTGGTCGAGCTCATATGCAACATAAAGAAAACCATTAGAGACCCCCAAATATCTAGAGCGAGAGCTCAAACACACTCAATATTTACTACGTGGGTTACTTTTTCCCACTGGCTAGTTCCGTGGCAAGGGCAACTGTTTTTGGCGGCACAACAAGTCGATAAAGAACCTGATAAGGACTGAAAATGTTCCCTTTTTAAACTTGGCTGCATTTGCATCACGGTCCAGATACGTGAACCGCCTAAAGGTTGACAAATTTTAGATTTGTATAAGCAATGGTTCTACAATTTATGGCTCGAACAAATTTGCAACACAACAATTCTTGTTTCATTAACCCATGTCCATATGTCTCCACTTACATGTGGGCAAAAATTGATGGTATAATGATGTTACCGTTAATTACGAGgttagggggggggggaaccTTTTCAATAGGTTAGTACTGAAGGTCAGGTATTATCTGTCGATTTAGAATATATTGCCAATGAATTCCCGTCCAGTATTTAGATCTGGCTGTTTAAAGTCAATCCGGTGTGGAAAGAAGggagaaaagagaagagagatgtgtgtgtgtgtgtgtgtgtgtgtgtgtgcaggAAATGATGGGGAACAACTTTCTCCTCGGGAAGTCCCATTTCATGTCACACATTAACTAGACTCGGGCGGAGACGTCTATTGACTGATGTGGACAATCCGCAGCCTTCAAGGCAGACGGAAGGGGCAGAGGGAAGCAAAAGGCCAATACAAGTCGTGAAAGTGCGAAAGAGATCCTCGAAATGGACCTCAAGGTCGTTCATTAAGTATTCAGGTTGTTTCCTGGGTGATGCGGAAAGAACCCACTCAGATTGTATCCAGATTTTACTCCGGCTGAAACGGATGTAAATGGGACCTTCCCTCAAGGTCTTAAAAGCCCTATTAAAGTGGTTCTGCCGCAAAAGGTTCAGCGAGTTCTTGGCCTTGCACTTTTTGCAAGCACCTTCACTCATGAAAGTGGGATCCACCAttaaaccaaatcaaaaaaaaggGAACTGTTGGGGGTTCAAATTCAGGGAAGTTTTCAATTCCTCAAAGCAATTTTATGTGATGCCTAAATATACCCAAAACCATCCACATGTTGGAGTCCAGCCAAGATTAATGGCCCTTGTATACCATACTGAAGAGAGAAATTCAACCCTACGTCCATTGTTGTGGAGCCATTTAAGTATTTGCATGCGAAAAGACCCTTTCCTTTGTGCCCGAACTCCTTCAAAGGCTGTCGAAATATATATAATGCCCCCAACTTAGTgattccaaaccaaacaaccaaacgtgttttctcttttaatgcttgtttttttttaaacatccTTTGAATTTATTGGAttaaaatgaattaaattaTTTAAGACATATCAATAATAACTACAAATGTACActttaaaaaacattaaaTCATAAAACACATTGAAGTGTTTGGTTTGGGGCCCTAGTTATTGAATTAAAATGGAGAGAACAATCTGACCAAAAATAACtactaaaataaaaaagagttcATTCTTGCAATGAACAGACCTATTGCAAGTATAGTTAAGAAATGTTAACAATGACTACAAATGTACAATTAAAAGATATTAAATCATAAAACACATTTaagtgtttggtttggtttgggaCTCTTTCTATTGAATTAAAATAGATAGAATAATCTGACCAATAATAACtgctaaaataaaaaagagttcATTATTGCAATAAAAAGACCTATTGCAAGAAAGATTTCTATTGCCGGACCATTTCAAAGCTAATGGGAgcacaaaagttgtttctaACTCTCCAAGAAACCCTTACAAATCAGTCTACAAGCTTGAATCACAAAGGAGTTTTTCGATTTCGAGGAAGCCTATAAAAACAAGGCCAAATAGATATCAATGATTAATTTGGTTATTTGGTTTGATGggaaaccaaatattttggaaacaCTACACAAAAAGCCTGATAGACACAAACTGTGGAAGAGAAATGTGAGAGGCCATTGTGTTCGTCTCAAGGTACACAACCTCTTATTTAAGCATGAAAATGTTGTACCTATTTTGAACTTCCTAAAAAGTCAGTTGATGAGGCACGTGGTTCTAAAACTCAGAGACCTCAGGAGTCGGGCAGACAGGGCAGAAAATACTTGTTGAGCCATCCAAAAATTGTAACTCGATCAATATCATTCAAGTTGAACTAGAACCATATGAGAGTCctgagaaataaaaaaagaacttggatgtcattcaatttgatccaccTTTCAGGGGTGCCTTCTCAGTTGTCAGACGATGTGTTCAAAAGGCGACTGGTTTGGAATTCGCCTCCAAAATCATCAATACCAAGAAATTATCTGCCAGAGGTGAGTTTGGAATGCAATGCTGATCATGTGATCAATAAGGAATGGACTCCAAATATACGAAtgtatttcttttcttctctctaCAGACTTCCAGAAATTGGAACGAGAGGCTCGGATCTGCAGAAAACTGCAGCACCCAAATATAGGTAAAAACTTTATCTACCATCCTAACCAATCGAGAGCTCTAGGTAAGAACATCGCCGGCAAATTATGTCTCTGTGGCCAAAAAATGTCGCCGACTTATCCATTGCCATCGAAATATTGCCATAACTTCCAGACTTTTCCAGGAAAACTGTACCAGTACTGCTTCGATTGAGAAGCATGCCTATTCACGCAATTCACGCAACTTTCTGGCGATCTTTTGGTCGGCAATGTAAGATATTCTTGCGGCTCTATTTTGGGACAGGTCATGTGTTCGTCGGCGATCTTCTGACCCGGCCACACCCATCCAGAATGTTTTAACGAGGTTTCTTTCTCCTTCCATCTCTGTTCAGTCCGACTTCACGACAGTATCCAAGAGGAGAATTTCCATTACTTGGTATTCGACCTGTAAGTAATGACGTTCACGTATCCATTAGGATGAGCATTAAGTAGAGACAAGGAGCCTAATCTTGCTCtttatgaaaaataaaagctCGCTTTCGTTCGTGTTCATCATGCAATGTTATTAAGCGGTTCCCTTGGGATTTTATTTTCAGGGTGACCGGTGGAGAGCTCTTTGAAGATATCGTGGCTCGAGAATTCTACTCAGAAGCCGATGCATCTCATTGCATTCAACAGATCCTCGAGAGTGTTAACCACTGCCATCAAAATGGCGTTGTCCACAGAGATCTCAAGGTAAAACACTAAAACACAAGAACAATGTACATGGATGGACCAGGTTAGAAGGGATGGCTTGAGGCCGAGAAAAAGGGGTTTCAATTTCGCTCTCCAACCCAAGTTTACTCAAGGAAAATAATTTGACACTCGCACACAAGGAGTGAGAACCTGCAAACCAGTCTTTTCGGTCGGGAGTAGACCTCCAAGTCGATTGGAGCTCACTACAATGATCCTCCACCCGCATCAACTGCATCTGCCATTGGGGACTCATTTCAAAGACGTAATTGCTGTCCCCAAGGACAACCGGGAGGTGATCCGATCACAATTTCCAATCGCAATTCTGCAGAGACAAGCGGAACATCCTGCACCTTGAGAGGTCTACTCCAATAATTACCTCCTCTCCATCCACGTAGCTCTAAGACCAATTGCCGCTTGCTCCGCTTCCCAGGGTCATATAGCGTACACATGGTGGCCCTTTGGACGCCTTTCACGCACTGCCCTCTTTCCTTCTGCcgatctttctttctttctttccttctttccttcgttCTTTCGCTGTGCCTTGGTGACCTTCACTGTGCCAAAGGAAAGCAACAGTTTGCTCTGAAGGTCTTTGGCATATCGACCACTGACTGAACGGCCTCACTGTTtacttctcttctttccaCTGTACGTCCCTTGTTCTCGAGTCAATCCAGCTCTTCAAACATAGACTGAACTAATAATGTCTTCTGGAATGGAAGCAAGCTCAAATTTGCTCCATGACGACCCACCAAGGAACATTTCCTTCCCAAGTTTTTCTATCTAGGTTTTTGATACCGCAAGCTTTAGAGGAAAGGGGACAACTTGTTTTCCACTTGAAAGGAAAGTACCAGAACAATTTCGGGGAAGTGGCTCACTTGGTTTGAAAATGCTCACTTACCTAAACTCAACAAAACTTAACCTTCAACAATAGGCAGATTGAAGGTGGATAAGTTTCAATTAGAAAATGCCTTCCTTAAAAGTCCGTCCAAGGTACAAGGTTGAGggaattcaattttatttttcaacgAGACAGCGCCAAGGAAACGAAATCTGCCTTTGATCAATGCAggatttcaattccaaaatgcCAGAGCTCTTCCTCGGATGAAAGGCACTTTTTTACAATTGCTCTCAGGCATCTgaggaatttgatttttgttgtttgtttctggcaaatTTAATAAACATGTCATTCACAATGGGGAAGCCACATTCCTTTGAGAGATCCATCACCTTCTTCAACCAACATCCAAAGTtggtttcttgattttttttccgacCAGAAGTGATGCCTCCGTTGAATTAACCTGTCACTTTCATAACTGGATTATTCATGACTAACGCACATTATGAGATGGGGGAGGAGATGCTGAGCTCTTTTCCCAAATCCAAAAGCTTCACAAGCATGCCATTCTAAAAATAGTAAATGGCCAAACTCTGCAAGTGTGAGCTAAATTCCAATAATTTCCATCCAATACTGAAACATGActgtttcatttccttttaGCCTGAAAATCTCTTGTTGGCCAGCAAGCAGAAGGGGGCAGCCGTCAAGCTTGCTGATTTCGGATTGGCCATTGAAGTCCAGGGTGACCAGCAAGCATGGTTTGGTAAGTTGCAGAATGTTGCCAATGAAAGGAGACACTGCAGACAAGACCTCCTAACTGAGTTTGGCACTTTGGTCTTGACATGAAGGGCTCTCTCACTCTCTGACGTTCCAGGTTTCGCTGGCACTCCGGGGTATTTGTCTCCAGAGGTGTTGAAGAAGGAGCCTTATGGCAAGGCAGTCGACATTTGGGCTTGCGGTGTCATTCTATACATCCTTTTGGTCGGCTATCCCCCATTTTGGGATGAGGATCAGCACCGGCTTTATGCGCAAATCAAAGCTGGTGCTTATGATGTAAGTACTACCCCGCGCTTCAACCAACTTGTTAACGGAAAAGTGACAGGTCTTGATGACAACCTCAAGTGCCCAGAAACCAGGTTTTTTTAGCGTCTTATCATTTTGATTGCAGTACCCGTCTCCTGAGTGGGACACGGTTACTCCGGAGGCCAAGAACCTGATCAACCAAATGTTGACCGTGAATCCCCAGAAGAGGATCAAGTCCGAGGAGGCATTGAAGCACCCATGGATCTGCGTAAGTTATCTCACAAGGAGTATTACCATCGGAAAAAAGGACTATCATCGTAATTATGCTTTTGTGATTGCAGAACCGAGATCGGGTTGCCTCTGTGGTACACCGTCAAGAGACGGTGGATTGCTTGAAGAAGTTCAATGCCCGTCGCAAGCTCAAGGGAGCTATCTTGACCACCATGTTGGTCTCCAGGAACTTTTCCAGTAAGGGCGCCTTTCTCTTCGAAATGACTTATTGACTATTATACCTCTGAGAATCGGTGATTCTAGCAAATGACTGGCGTTGACCACAACCCAATCGTGTTTTACATGGTTTCCAAACCTTTTTAGGCTCGTTCGGACATATCTCTTTGGGTTCAGGCGGCTCCAAAGGTTCTTTTGGATCTACTGGTGACTAAGTTATGATCGAAAAGGCACCTTTGTAGTATGAAAGAAACATGATACCGTAGCTGTAATCACCCAAAAGTTTGACACATGTAACCTTAAGGGCGTCTAATGACTAGGTTTTTGTGGGAACCAATTAAAGTTGCGcaccctctctccctctaTTTCCCTCTTTTACCCTCTTCTAAACCTAGGCAATAAGACTGGCCACAATGCAAACTTATTTAGAGTATCAGAGATATCAAGGAGTACTCAGGCAGTAAAGGCATAAAGTAACACCCGTTAGTCATATCATGTGAACTGATAACACTCAAACTGTTTTTCAGCTCGCTCCATTGCCAGCAAGGGCAAATCAGATGGTTCTCAAGTCAAGGAGTCTACGGATAGCTCCACCACATTGGAAGATGACGACTCAAAAGGTAGGGTTGCTTATTTGATAAGTAGGGAAGACAAGTCAATGATTTTATCCTTGATAGAAGAGGTATTTTTTGGGTGGATTAAAGGTGTTTTTAAAATGATATCAATCCCTTTCCCCGTTATAGATGATAAGAAAGGTGTTGATCGCTCGTCCACTGTCATAGCACGAGATGGTACTGAAGGTAAAGCACAAAAGTTTCTTGTCGGGGATTGCATTCGGCGTTTAGACCATGGCAGTGGTGAATGACACTCCCAAACTCATCCCTAGGGTTTCTTTGTTAGATTGTTCTAAATCTAGATggttttgtttccatttcgaGGAACTATCGATTCAAACGTCACGAAACTTCGACAAAGCAGTATCCTTCGAACCAAATGGTTATTTTCTGCAAAGCGTAGCTTCACACCGACTAGTCGACttgttttatgttttttcGCACTATAGTTTGGATTCAATAGGGATGAGTGGGGGATTTACTGTACTGTACTTGTAGACATAGAGTTGCCACTAGACAGAATTTGTTGCATCTCTTGTACAATAACCCTGCATCTTCGCTCTTTGCCAATCCAGATCAGTCTGACCGCTTCGGGGGTATCATTTTTCACGCCACTCCTAGGTCACTCTGAGCTTCTTCCTTGAATACATATTCATCCTGAGATACGAAGGCGTTGGCTGCTCTTGATGAttgcttgaaatattgacaatcGACCTTTTCCAAAACGCTTTTGACCCCTTCATCTTGTGTAGATCCATAACACCCTTTCCGGACTGAATCTCTCCCTTTGATGTCGGAACTAAATTACCCTTTTCGGTGGTTGCATGTATTCATATTTTAAAACGTAATTAGGGGCTTGGACGAATGGAACTTGACGAGTAGGTCTCCATCAAATCGGGAAGCTCAGCAATGAGAAAGTTTCGTCAGATATGAAGGACACCGTGGGCTAGCCTCATGCTCTACAAGGTGTTCAAATTTTCCTGAGATATAGGACAGCCTAGTCAGGAGGCGAGACAATGCCCTTGAACATCCAGTGCCCTCTCTGTATCTCTGTTCTTAGGGTCTGcccatcaatttgaaaaaatgttgttgaaGGTGAAGGTCTTGAAtgcacaaaagaaaaatcagttCCTAAGGCATTCCAGGTGGGGTGAGACGGGCATTCCTTCAAAAAATCGTGTGGGAAGAGCAAGAAGGATTGCTATCAAatatcatcatcttcattttacCTCAACTTTGTCTGCGTAGAGTGCCGTAGTGACACCGCGATAGAAAGTAGACGTAGAGAAGTAGCATTTTTGGTGGTGCGACGTCAGGGAATGATCAGAAAATGGCGGCTGCATCCCAAGTGAAAGCTGGACCTAATGTGTATAATTCAATGCGCGAAATAGTGGGCCTCAGTGGGAAATTAGGTAAGCGTCGCTCTCCTTCAGTTATCAGTTCATTCAGCTTACCaataaatcaaagccaaaaacaCATGGACAATGGTAAAACGTGAACTTACTACCTTATTTTCTCTTGATTCATTTTAGAGGAAATCTTGGAAGAGGAGATTGATCTCAAACCCAAAAGTAAAGAAGGAAATCGTTTTAATACCCTAACTCAGTATGGCACCTAGAGCCTAGGAGACACTTTATCTGATTAGTAACTAATCTATGCACAAGGGGCGCTAGTTGtattgttgttctttttgtaTCTTCCCTCCCAGATCACAGTACGCCGGCTCAGAAGGAACAAAGTGCTCAAATAACTCAAAATGTACCCTCACCTGCCACCAGTGGGCTCATGTCCAAGGCTTTAGCCGGATTTGGCACTGCTGTAAACAAGCCCAAGCAGGCTAACCCACTTGGAGCTGCAGTGCTGGCAGCTGCAgctcaacagcaacaacagcaacagtcATCACAACCACAACAGCTTGGACAAGAGACCAAGGCAGCAGGTGGCATTGCTAACCAGATTGCAAGCAGGCCGTCACCCATAGCTCAAAATAACACAAGTAATCCTTTTATTCAGCGTTGCCAATGAGTGAGACCATTTCTTGTTTTCTCCCATGTCCATAGAGGCGTTACATTTAGAGGCGTTCTTAACACATTTACATTGATAAACACGACCCCGACTGGAACTTGTTCATATATTTGCTAATTATTTCCAGCACGTGGTTTATAACACGTGTTGAGAGTCTGTATCTTTGGGTCATAAAAGGTTTGTTGTCTGAATGAACACAAATCCCTGGTTGAACGATTTTCCGGTATTGTACATAATTCATACCATTGATGTCCTACATATACAGTTGTAGACTATCCCACACATTTATGGCCAAAAAGAGACACCTTACACAAAAAGGCGCTTTATTTAAAAATCTTGCTTTTTCACTCTCAGACAGATAGTTGATGTTTTCAAAGTGGTTTGAAATAAGGTCAAACTAGATTCCCCACTATTCACTTGATCACTTTGGACCAAAACTGCTCCACACTCCTCTTATctatttcaaacaaaatattggACCTTAGTCCATACCAGTAGGAAAggattcaaaattcagctcTCTTCGTGTACCTATTCTGATTTTTAGGGGCTTAAGGTCTTCTAGATAAAACTACACAATCCCTGGCGTTTTACTAACCTCACCACCAAAGTGGCACAAGTCCGTTACAATGCCATTTGACAACATACCTTGTGGCTTGACCCTCTCCTGTTTCGTGTTTCGTAGCATATGAATGTTGCTAGAAGTCACTCACAATGGACGGATGTTTCATCTTTTCATGAGAGATATCCCAGTTCATCATTAACATTAGAGCATTGTGATCTCACTCAAATTCTCTAACCATGTGGTCTCTCACTTATTCGCAAGGTCGTGAGGAAGATAGATGCAGCACTACAGACTATGTTGTTCCGGCTGCTCCACTCCTCTAAAATGGCCTTTGACTAGGTTTGGAGAGTTTGGACACATCGGATATTAGTTCCATGAGCGGAACTTCAATCCAAGCTCAACTGAACCTAGTCAAGTGTGTATTTGGTTCGAGTTTTCGTGACAAGAGCAGCAGTTTGTGGCATCTGTCGACCTCGCGTCCTTGTGAATGTCCGCCTCTTATTTGACGCCCTGTATCTTTTTATGTTTTGCAGACGCCAAGATGAACCACGTTAGAAGTAGTACAGTGCAATTGAGGAACTCTGGTAGTCAAAGCGATCCAGTTTCCTTAGGTAAGACATGCACATCTATGCACCATCTTCTACGAAAAAGCATCACAAGCAAAAATAACAAACATTTAATTCTCCCTCCTTCAACTTGTCATTCGACGCCGAAGGAGAATAAAGATCTTTCTGAGTTTGTAGTTAACCTATGAGTTTTATTTTAGCTCGAAAGCAAGAAGTTGTCCGCTGCACTGAGCTCATCCTTGACGCAATCAGCTCGGGAGACTTTGAATCCTACTCGTATGTATATCTAATTCCTTCTACTCACAACCTTTGGCATTGTTCATTTCCGTGTCCGTGTCGCCGTTTTGGAACGAAATCTCATTATAGCTCATTTGCCTCCTCTAAATCTGCACATGGCACCCAAAAACTTTGAACTAAGCATTGGACAATAGTGTTAGTCTTATGAAGTATATCTAATATATGGTACTATAAATATATACTTTCAGCCGACTCTGTGACCCGAACATAACAGCCTTTGAGCCTGAGACTCTCGGACATCTTGTCGAGGGATTAGAGTTTCATAAATTCTACTTTGATAATCATGGTAAGGAAGGAATGGAGCTTATAATCGCATTGGAAGCAACCCTAATTTTCGAGACTCTTTTTTCAGTGTTAGCAAAAGCCAATCGCACCCACCAAAATGTCAGCATAGTGAATCCGCACGTTCATTTGCTTGGAGATGATGCCGCCTCTGTGGCCTACGTCAAAGTTCTACAATATATCGAcaagtaagattttttttcataactaGAACGTCTTTTTGAAACGGTGTATTTTGGTGCCTGGAGTATTTACTTTCTTTTTGGTTGATAGTTCAACGAAACTTTCAAGAAAGTTATTTAGAAAAGCCAATCTGTTGTTGGTTCCTGCAGCTTTCTGATCTCGACTCTTGATGGATAACTTCAAGGATCTATGctaaaagtattttgaaattagaaaaGTCCACAAATTTAGCCGTTGGAGCAGTTTCGACCAAGTTCCGTCACGCTGAGTTCACGTTGTGGTCTTCAAAACTATCTTTTTTAACATGAACTGAAATTAATCGGGAGTGTTTAAACAAAACACATTCGTAATCTAGAATTTTTCTTGTGGACAGAATCTATCAATTTAATCGAACCAAGCGGATGCGAATTTTGGAAGGATTGCCTTATTCGTTCAATGAAAATCTAGAATAGCAAATAAATCAACTgcttttgtttgaattgcCTTAAGCTCCTTGCCAAATCAGATTAACATCCGAGGCTAAAAGTTCCCCGTTAAAAGTAAAAAGATTAGCCCTGAACATCGGCCCATCAATGGATCATATCGTTGAGACCTGAAATTAAATCTGAAACCATGCCAAGATTCTTTTCCGTTTATTTCTGGGTCACTCTTAAAGTTGCATAGACCTTCATACAACTGATGGGACGagttaagcttttgaagcgtcAGAAACAAAGCACTGAATTACAAAGTGGTGTCATCTGACCCACACGCCACCTATTAGCTCTGCCCCAGAAAACATGATCTACGATAACAAGAACCGAGGAATGGTCAACTACAATCAAACAAAGCGATAAATTTTTAAGTTGGAAATATATCTTTTTAAATTAGATGAAGGTTTGAGCTGCGTCCGccatattttgtcaaaattagatattttttgtgatttgtaGCTTTAAAATAGaacatttgcatcaaaatatACTTCTTAATAGCAATGTTACACATTTTGTGGCCTTGAATAACATAACAAGAGCAAAATTAATCATCTCAGGCCTTAGTATTTTCGATTTCCTTCGcgataatttgttttgttcatGTCCTCTGAGGATTTCATGTTTTGATTGGTACTAATGTGTAGTAAAAGGCAAACTTCACCCTTTTCTCTTAAATTTACCCGATTTTCTTGCAATCTTCCGCATTTGTTAGTACTGACCAGACAAAGATTTGACTTCATTTGTCCAAGATGGCAAATTTCAGGACGcttgaaatcaagaaaaagatttGATGTTTTAAGATAAAGATTTTCCTTAATCTCTGGCTGACTTGTCTCTTGTTTCATCGTTAAAAACATTTTAGTCACTCAGAGCTTTGCTTCAGCTGTAGACTCCGGCTTCCAAAGCCTGCCCAATCATCAAATTGGTCACCTTGATTAAGCAAGCTGAGAATTCCCGCGACGAGTTGCCTCAAATGTAATTGCATTTATTCATTCCAGGACGGGCATTCCTCACACACAACAATCTGAAGAGACGAGAGTTTGGCACCGCCGAGATGGCCGTTGGTTAAATGTCCATTTCCACCGATCCAGCGCAGCGACCCCTTATACAATGGCACAGTGAGTCTTGGACAATTGGTCACCCCTCGGCCATAATCCGCCTCGGCAG
This Tigriopus californicus strain San Diego chromosome 12, Tcal_SD_v2.1, whole genome shotgun sequence DNA region includes the following protein-coding sequences:
- the LOC131892268 gene encoding calcium/calmodulin-dependent protein kinase type II alpha chain-like isoform X6, whose product is MAQNPSTKFTDNYELKEELGKGAFSVVRRCVQKATGLEFASKIINTKKLSARDFQKLEREARICRKLQHPNIGKNFIYHPNQSRALVRLHDSIQEENFHYLVFDLVTGGELFEDIVAREFYSEADASHCIQQILESVNHCHQNGVVHRDLKPENLLLASKQKGAAVKLADFGLAIEVQGDQQAWFGFAGTPGYLSPEVLKKEPYGKAVDIWACGVILYILLVGYPPFWDEDQHRLYAQIKAGAYDYPSPEWDTVTPEAKNLINQMLTVNPQKRIKSEEALKHPWICNRDRVASVVHRQETVDCLKKFNARRKLKGAILTTMLVSRNFSTRSIASKGKSDGSQVKESTDSSTTLEDDDSKDDKKGVDRSSTVIARDGTEDAKMNHVRSSTVQLRNSGSQSDPVSLARKQEVVRCTELILDAISSGDFESYSRLCDPNITAFEPETLGHLVEGLEFHKFYFDNHVLAKANRTHQNVSIVNPHVHLLGDDAASVAYVKVLQYIDKTGIPHTQQSEETRVWHRRDGRWLNVHFHRSSAATPYTMAQ
- the LOC131892268 gene encoding calcium/calmodulin-dependent protein kinase type II delta chain-like isoform X1: MAQNPSTKFTDNYELKEELGKGAFSVVRRCVQKATGLEFASKIINTKKLSARDFQKLEREARICRKLQHPNIGKNFIYHPNQSRALVRLHDSIQEENFHYLVFDLVTGGELFEDIVAREFYSEADASHCIQQILESVNHCHQNGVVHRDLKPENLLLASKQKGAAVKLADFGLAIEVQGDQQAWFGFAGTPGYLSPEVLKKEPYGKAVDIWACGVILYILLVGYPPFWDEDQHRLYAQIKAGAYDYPSPEWDTVTPEAKNLINQMLTVNPQKRIKSEEALKHPWICNRDRVASVVHRQETVDCLKKFNARRKLKGAILTTMLVSRNFSTRSIASKGKSDGSQVKESTDSSTTLEDDDSKDDKKGVDRSSTVIARDGTEEEILEEEIDLKPKNHSTPAQKEQSAQITQNVPSPATSGLMSKALAGFGTAVNKPKQANPLGAAVLAAAAQQQQQQQSSQPQQLGQETKAAGGIANQIASRPSPIAQNNTNAKMNHVRSSTVQLRNSGSQSDPVSLARKQEVVRCTELILDAISSGDFESYSRLCDPNITAFEPETLGHLVEGLEFHKFYFDNHVLAKANRTHQNVSIVNPHVHLLGDDAASVAYVKVLQYIDKTGIPHTQQSEETRVWHRRDGRWLNVHFHRSSAATPYTMAQ
- the LOC131892268 gene encoding calcium/calmodulin-dependent protein kinase type II alpha chain-like isoform X2, whose product is MAQNPSTKFTDNYELKEELGKGAFSVVRRCVQKATGLEFASKIINTKKLSARDFQKLEREARICRKLQHPNIGKNFIYHPNQSRALVRLHDSIQEENFHYLVFDLVTGGELFEDIVAREFYSEADASHCIQQILESVNHCHQNGVVHRDLKPENLLLASKQKGAAVKLADFGLAIEVQGDQQAWFGFAGTPGYLSPEVLKKEPYGKAVDIWACGVILYILLVGYPPFWDEDQHRLYAQIKAGAYDYPSPEWDTVTPEAKNLINQMLTVNPQKRIKSEEALKHPWICNRDRVASVVHRQETVDCLKKFNARRKLKGAILTTMLVSRNFSTRSIASKGKSDGSQVKESTDSSTTLEDDDSKDDKKGVDRSSTVIARDGTEDHSTPAQKEQSAQITQNVPSPATSGLMSKALAGFGTAVNKPKQANPLGAAVLAAAAQQQQQQQSSQPQQLGQETKAAGGIANQIASRPSPIAQNNTNAKMNHVRSSTVQLRNSGSQSDPVSLARKQEVVRCTELILDAISSGDFESYSRLCDPNITAFEPETLGHLVEGLEFHKFYFDNHVLAKANRTHQNVSIVNPHVHLLGDDAASVAYVKVLQYIDKTGIPHTQQSEETRVWHRRDGRWLNVHFHRSSAATPYTMAQ